In Ammospiza nelsoni isolate bAmmNel1 chromosome 11, bAmmNel1.pri, whole genome shotgun sequence, the genomic window CCAGAGTCCTATGGGGGAGACCTTTGCCCCATCTCCCTTCGGTTTCTGTGATGACCAAGCGTGCAGGCGGACTTTGGAGGGGCTGGTGGGTGATTAACCATCTTGCAGCTCTTTCCCCAGAGCtttgcagccctgctcccagacATGGCACCTGGGAAGCCTGGGAAGAGCGCGGGGGCCTCAGAGAACCCCTCGGTTACGCTTTTCCGGGAGTACCTGAGGATTGACACTGTCCACCCTAAACCTGACTACGGTGAGGATGGGGGGACAGGACGGGGAGCCATGTGGGGACTGGGTAATGCATCTTTGCAGCTCTGATCTTTGGACCCAGGTGCCCAAGTCCTGTACCGGGGCTGTTTTGATCGTGGTGTTAAGGAGCAAACTCCTTGTGCCTTATCTCTGCTGGTGCCTTTGGTTGGGGCAGGGACATCTCAAgtgccctcagagctgctgtttgcttCTTCTAGCCCCGTGTCCCTTGCTCCACTTTCCATGCTGCCCTGGGATGGATGATTTCCTTCTGTGTAGATCTCTTTCTGTTAACATTTATGTCTTCCTACTAAAGTATATTTTATCACTGAGGAGCTCCCTAAACTCCACTGGAGAAACACTCCCCCTGAACTCACCccctttcaattttttttttttcatatttcccAAGTTGTCACCCCGAAGGGATGGTGATGAGCTTCTCCCATCCCTGTTCATGGCCACTTCTTGTGTCCAGGACCTGCAGCACCTGTCCTCTTTTGTCACCTCTTTCCTTGCTCTGGGAACCCCACAGAGTCTTGGGGCCcctgggggtttgcagtgaATGACCCCAGTGTAAATGTGGGCTTCCCCACTCTTCCCCAGATGCAGCTGTCCAGTTTCTGGAACGTGTTGGCACCGAGCTGGGCTTGGCCTGCCAGAAAGTGGAGGTGAGCAAGCTGAGAAACAGCCTTCAGTCTGTccacccacccatccatccatccatccatctatccacCTGTGCTTGGCTCCTCAGTGACCACAATGCTCCTTTGCCTGCACCCAGAGCTAGACAGGAGTGAATCCCTCTGCCTGTAATCCCCTGCTGACCTGAGCCCTTCCTTGAGCCGCTATTCCGGCTGCTCCCTGCTgacctctgcagctgcctgtgctaTGATTAGCAGGGGACCTGGCAGCGTCACCTTGGCTGGGGCCATccttcctgctgggcactggctgTCCTGGGAGACTCCCTTGCACCAGGGGAACATGCTGGGTTTGTCTTCCCTCCTCTGAATTTTCAGCCAGGTTTGGCACCTGCAGCCAGGTTCTGTCTGGCTGTGGGGGTTCAGGCAggcctgctcctctcccagtgGAGAAGGGGGTGGCAGGTGGCATCCAGAAACTTTTCCCAAGCTGATGCTTTTCGGCTCCAGCTTGCTAATCCAAACCTTTCTGTCCCCCTCCTGGACCCTGGTGACATCCTGCCTCTGTCCCACAGGTGTGCCAGGGCCGTGTGGTGCTGGTCCTGACATGGCAGGGCACGAACCCCCGCCTGCGCTCCATCCTCCTCAACTCCCACACTGACGTTGTGCCTGTCTTCGAGGTGCTGGAACAGAGCGAGGGGTGGGAAGGGCACggagaggagggaagggtgGATGGGAGCTGGTGCCTTCTGTGCCCCTCTGCCATCGTGGACGCTCttccctgcaggagcactggACCTACCCCCCCTTCGAGGCAGTTAAAGACTCACAAGGCAACATCTACGCCCGGGGTGCCCAGGACATGAAGTGCGTCTCCATCCAGTGAGTGGAGGGCTCAGCACCTGCTGGGTGAGCATGGTGCTGGTGGTGTCCCTGAGTGATGCAGGACAGGATGCCACTATCCTCAGGGTCCCTGGGGCCAGAGGTGCTACTTCTGCCCTGAGGTGGCTCAGAGCACACAAGCCCCTCTCCTCCACAATGACCATACACTGCTTTCCCTTGCAAGGTACCTTGAGGCCATCCGGAGGCTGAAGACAGAAGGGAAGTCTTTTGCCCGCACCATCCACCTCACCTTTGTGCCTGGTgagtccccaggctgtcccctctCAGGAGGTACAggggggctggcagctgggtgGTGCTGGAGAGTCTCCCATGGCAGCCAGGCTCCCCAGGTTCTGACCTCCCCTAGCTCAAGGCTGGAGAGGTTTCCATGTCCAAGGACATCAGTTGTGCTGGTGGCATCCAGGCTGGCATGGAAGGAAGACTAGAGGTGGTGGGCTGGGGGATGCCCCAGTTCCTCCCTCCATGCCAGGCTCTCCCCCACAGATGAGGAGGTGGGAGGACACAAGGGCATGGAAATGTTCGTGCAGCGCCCTGAGTTTAAAGCACTCAACGTGGGCTTTGCCATGGATGAGGGTGAGTATtggtggggctggcactgggatgtGTGTCCTCTTGGCATCActccccaggcaccagcaccCCACTTGCTTCCAGGGACCCCCTTGGGGGATCCTTCCCCTGGGGCAGGTGCCAGTCTGGAGGAAAATGCTGCTAGGACAGAGCAGTATTTTGGTACCTCCATGTCCCACTCACCCTCTGTCTGTGCCCACCACAGGCCTGGCCAGCCCATCTGACACCTTCAGTGTCTTCTATGGTGAGAGGAGCCCATGGTGTGAGTATCTGTGTGCCCACTGCCCTGTCCTTGGCTCTCCTGGGTGCTGGGGCACTGATGCTATCCCAGGCTTTCTGCTCAACCCTTCCCTCCATGCCTGCAGGGATAAAGGTGAAGTGCGCGGGTAGCCCCGGGCATGGGTCCCGCTTCATCAGCAACACGGCAGCTGAGAAGATGGTGAGAGAGGGGGTACCTCCTGTGCACCCCCATGCCTGCCCTGGGTTGCCAGGTCCCCCTGCCTATGGGGCTGGTCCTCACCcactgcccttccctccccagcacaaaGTCATCACCTCCTTCCTGGCCTTCAGGGAGAGCGAGAAGCAGAGGTAGGAGATGGGCAGCAGGATTATTTCAGTCCATGAGGGGGGCCTTTGGGATCCCAAGCCAGGCTATGatctggtgctgctgccctgtgcctcagtttccccatttTGGGTGACAGCAGGGTAGGGAAGCACATCTCCCCAGGTGGCAGATAGTGAGTGTCCCTTGCATCCCCCAAGGCTCAAGTCCGACTCAAGCCTGACCCTGGGGGATGTCACCTCTCTCAACATGACCATGCTGGAGGGGGGTGTCTCCTTCAACGTGGTGCCCTCCGAGATGGCTGCCAGCTTTGACATCCGCATCCCACCCACCGTGGACCTGAAGGTGGGCACCATGCCAGCCCCACCCGGGAGAGGAGTGGGATGAGGGTACCCCGCTCTCACCCCTCCTCTGGTCTCTGCCCAGGCCTTCGAGAAGCAGGTGGCCACGTGGTGCCGTGATGCTGGGGAAGGTGTCACCTTTGAGTTCCACCAGGTGAGGGATCTCAGCTACCTGgcctgccctgtccctccc contains:
- the ACY1 gene encoding LOW QUALITY PROTEIN: aminoacylase-1 (The sequence of the model RefSeq protein was modified relative to this genomic sequence to represent the inferred CDS: deleted 1 base in 1 codon) — its product is MLLWFLRVSPSAAGLLELQPHLPAASAGPGGCPVPLLRSRPAPARLLPASCPLLPAGRSGGAGGAGGARRAERGRAGSAGGGSAELFPQSFAALLPDMAPGKPGKSAGASENPSVTLFREYLRIDTVHPKPDYDAAVQFLERVGTELGLACQKVEVCQGRVVLVLTWQGTNPRLRSILLNSHTDVVPVFEEHWTYPPFEAVKDSQGNIYARGAQDMKCVSIQYLEAIRRLKTEGKSFARTIHLTFVPDEEVGGHKGMEMFVQRPEFKALNVGFAMDEGLASPSDTFSVFYGERSPWWIKVKCAGSPGHGSRFISNTAAEKMHKVITSFLAFRESEKQRLKSDSSLTLGDVTSLNMTMLEGGVSFNVVPSEMAASFDIRIPPTVDLKAFEKQVATWCRDAGEGVTFEFHQKCMDQHITSTEDSDPWWKAFSGVCRDMKLQLKLEIFPAATDSRYIRAAGHPAIGFSPMNRTPVLLHDHNEFLNEQIFLRGIEIYARLLTALASVPPLPTEG